In the Capra hircus breed San Clemente chromosome 17, ASM170441v1, whole genome shotgun sequence genome, GTGGCCCCACTGCTGGGTCTTAAAGACGGAATAGACTTTAACCCCAGGGAAGAATAGAATACAGGCATCCTGACAAAAAGAATAGTGTAATCAAATGAGAGCTTGGCAGGCTTTTGGATCACCTGGGGTTTTAGGGCGGCGTGTGAGTGAAGGAATGGTGAAAGCCGTGGCCAGAGAGGCGAGTTGTGGACAGATGTTAAGGGGTCCGAGTGTCAGGCTGAGGAATGTGGTGTTCAGAAAATACCTCCATGGATGGATACAGGAGAAGGTGGACCAATAGACATGGAACACAGTGGGTGCGGGCAGAGGGACAGGAGTGGCTAGATGGGTGACTAGATGGATACAGATGGGGACAGGACTGTGCACACAACTGACGGATCCATGGAAGTACGGGTGGAGACACAGGCGGATGGGTAGAGGATAAATGTGTGAACGAATGTTGAGAGCTGCAGATGCATGGGTAGACGGGAGGGGGTATACGGGTAGATGGAGGCACGGGTGAATGTTCAGAACGAATAGATGCCTGGATGGGTAGGTAAGGCCATAGGTAAACGATTCTATGGATAATTATCTGGAGCTCTGTTAGCGGATAAACAGGCACCTGGACAGAAAAATAGACAGATGGATGAACACATGGAAAGAGAGGTCTGgaaagatggatggatgagtgggtgtAGGAACAGACGATGGATTAGAGGGGTGGAAGGATGGAAGGGTAAGGGGATGGCAAGTTGGGGCGGGTTGATGACCGCATGGTGGACCCACATGTGGAGGGATGCTCTCTGTGGATGCCCACTCCTGTCTTGGTTCTTCTTCCACTCTCAAGACCCGCCTACCTTCAAAGTCCACTCGTCCATCCCCATTGAGGTCCACATCCCGGATAATCTCTTCTATGTCTCGGTGTCCCACCTGATGACCCAGGAGTTTCCTCATGGCCTCTCGTAACTCACTGGTGCTTATCTCCCCATCACCGTTGGTGTCAAACTAGAGAGGGCACGGAGGAGGAAAGAGTAGCTGCAACAGGAAGACTGTCAGAAGCAGATCCCAAGGTTGAACCCCTTCTTCAGCATcattgcccacccccaccccttccccagagCGCCTCTCTGTCCAAGCTTCTTCCCCTGGGGTGGGATCCAGAGGTCCAGTTTCCTTTCAGGTTGGGAATTCTAACAAGTCCCCCCGCCCCTGCCTGTCCGCTGTCCACCACTTACCTCTCGGAAAGCATCTCGCAGCTCCTTTACTCCAATCATATCTGCTGTTTCCGCCAGGAGTTTAGGTCCCATTAGCTCCACAAAGTCATCAAAATCCACATGGCCACCCACTGGGGACAGAGGAACAGGCTGGGTCATCCATCTAACCACCACCCACCTCCAACTAGACAACCGGGGAAGCTGTCAGCCCTCCCTGACCTTCCCAGCGACAGGCCTAGGGTAAAAGCAGAGGCCGAATGAGGACAGAGAAGAGACCACGGACAGGGGGGTTATCACAAAAGAGCTCAGAGGAGCGGCCGGGGGCTAACTAAGGGAACAAGTCAGGAACTGGACAGGGGTACAGAGGGGAGAAAGAaacatgaggtcacagagatagGCAAAGAATTTCAGagcaggagagagacagagacaaacatGCAGAAAGGCAGAGAGGGGAGCAGGAGTCGTGAGCGCCTGGCCCGCTTGCCCACTTGCCCCCCTTTCTCCCTCACTGTGCAAGTGGAACTCACCTTCCAACCAGCTTTCAGAGGGtggaaatacaggagacctgCCCCCGGGCCTGCTCACAACACTTTCAGCCAGTGACTGAGCTTGGGGGATAAATACCCAGCCCGAGAGATAGCTCCATGGTGGGCCTTCGACACCAGCACCCTGAGCTCCATCACCCACAGTGGCAGCTCCTCGAGTGCCTTCTGCCTTGGCGCCCTGTCttcaccctcctgcctccctaCTCTCTATAGACTCTGTCCTTCCCCTTCTAAGTAAACTCCACACTCAAACCCTTGTCTTCTGGTCTGCTCCTGGGAGGACCCaaagggagacagagaaaaacaataatgATAGTGTCCTCTGTTCAACTCTTACTGAGTGCTAGGTATCGATTATTGGGCTGTTTAGAATATTACAGCCCAACAGTGTCTCGGGActtctttcctggtggtccagtggttgggagtcccaccagccaatacaggggacacgatccctggtctgggtagGTCCCACCTGCCGTGGGgccactgagcccgtgcaccacaactgctgaagctcgcgctctagagcccatgctctgcacaagagaagccaccgcgatgagaagcccacacatcgtaaccagaaagtagcccctgctaaAGGCAACTGGAGAGAGTCCGcgcgtagcaacaaagacccaacacagccaaaataaataaataaattaaaaaatatatatgtcccctaaagagaaacaggctcacagatacagaaaacaaaccagcAGTCACCAGTGAGGAGAaggggggttgggggaagggcaACATAGAGGCTGGGGATTAAGAGACGTCAGCTACTCTGTGTAAAATCAAAAAGCCACGGGGATAtattgtgcagcacagggaacaaaGCCAACATTTTACAATAACTTTTAATACAGTCTAATCTATAAAAactttgaatcactatgttgtacacctgaaacgaatataatactgtaaatcaaccataaggtgaaggtgaagtcgctcagtcgtgtccgactctttgcgaccccacaggctgtagtctaccaggctcttccatccatgggattttccaggcaagagtactggagtgggttgccatttccttctccaaacaaagATActtcaactcaaaaaaaaaaaaaaagaaaagaaatgcccagaataggcaaatctgctTAGACAAAATGTAGATTAGTGGTTgtccagggctggggagggactTGGGGGTGATGGCAAAGTGGTATAGGACTTCTTTGGTGGAGGgggcatgaaaatattttaaagttgattggggtgatggttgcacaactctgaatatactaaaagacACTGAATTTTATCCTttaattccctaaccagggatcaaacccatgccccctgtggTGAGGataagagtcctaaccactggaccaccacagaagtccctgaAGGGAATGCTTTAAGTGAGTCAACTGTatgatatatgaattatatctcaataaagctgtttcccccaaaaataaatgaataaataagccaagaaaaataataaataaataaacaaacatactCCCAGTTAACTCTCCATTCCacccctcattttacaggtgaagaaactgaggtacagggAGGGTAAGTGGTTTGCCTGcaggtcacagagctaggaagAAGGGGGAGCTCAGAACTTGAACACCAGCAGAGGACAGCGAGGGTGAGgccagggagggaagggggtgCCTGGCAGCGGGACTCACGGTTCATGTTGATCTGCTGAGACAGCTCGATGAGCTCCATCTCGGTGGGCATGTAGCCCATGGTGCGCATACAGTTACCCAGGTCCCGGCAGTTGATGTAGCCATCCTTGTCCTTGTCAAATTCTCTGAAGGCCTCCCTGAGCtctggggaagagaaggaaggtggACGTGGTGCGGAAGGAGGACCAGCAGAGCCTCCAGGGCAGAGGCAGCCCTGAGGGGCCCATCGACTCATGCATTCCTCCAACGCCGGCTCCCCAGAGGATGCCCGGCCCTGCACCAGACCCTGTTCGCAGGAAGCAGAGACGTCTCTGGCCCtcttcccacccacctccctcccctcatcTTCCTGGATGGCTGAGCAACACCCTCCGCTAAGAGGCCAGGTCTCACCTTCAATCTCCTCTGGCCGCAGAGATCTGTCCTGAAACAAAAGAAGATGTGCCATTAGCAGTCGGGAGCGGCCCGGAAGTCATCCGGTGCCCAGCTGAGGGCCATCCCAGTGGCAGCAGGCACTGGCTGAGGGTGATGGGTAGCAGCGGAGGTGTGCCTGGACCATGTCCTGGAGGGGAAAAGTGCAGCCCCCCCTGTCCCACACACATGGGAGAGGTCAGGGAGCCAGAAGCCCCTTCCAACCTGGGCCCAGAACCTCTGCACCCCTAAGCCCTTATTCCAGACACAAGCATGTGGTCAGGGAACAGAGCTGATCTGGAGGCCAAAACCTGTAAATAAAATAGGGTTATTGGGAGGATCCCAACAGGCAGTAGAGGACTCTACCCAGTGAAACCAGGagctcccccagtggctcagctggtaaagaacccgcctgccagtgcagggacacAAGACgctggttcagtccttgggtcgggaagatctcctggagaaggaaatggcaacccaccccagtattcttgcctggaaaattctatggtcagcggagcctggagggctacagtccatgtggtcgcaaagagtcggacacaattgagcatgcacacacacacacccaataaAACCAGGAAGAGTGGGGGAGAAGGGGGGCTGAGGGGGGCAATGGGAGAAGCAAGAGCTGGAGAGAGAAAGCAGGGTCCAGACAGGCGCACAAGAGGGAGGACAAGAAGGGGCAGAGGGAGTGGAGGCAGGATTAGGGCTGCGCCCTGCTTCCTGGGCACTGCCCCACCTTCTCCAGGTGGGCCCCCATCACAGACCTCGCCCCGTCACAGGACACAGCACAGGACCCTGGGGGCTGCCAGGGTCCAAAGCACACGTCTCCAGCCTCAAGCAGTGCCCAGGTCTCCTTGGGGAGTCGAGGAAGCCCCAGGGTGAGGCATCTGAACAGATGGCAGAGAAGTCTCCAAAGAGCGGGCCCAGAGGGAGCAGGGGGCAGGCTCCGGCTGGTGACGTGCCAGCTGCCCCAGGCCTGCCCAGGAGGGAAACAGACTGGCATGAAATGGATGCGGTGCCCAGCTGGAGATGCTTAGAAGGCTCCAAAACTGGTCCATGGTGCTCATCCTGCCCATATGTCACAGCTCCCTGCCCAAAGGGGCAGGGTGTACCCGCCCTGAGGAAGCTCACACCAGGTGTGAGTAAACCAGTCGGGACACAGACATGTGGGCGTGCCATAGCTGTGCACACAGGCTCTCCTAGCCCACTGGGCCACGGCAGGTGAGAGGTTGCTGCCCACCTGCTCCAAACTGGCCCTAGGGCAAGGGATCCCAGTGCCAGAAAACCCAGGAATCTTCTAGAAAGGGGCTGTTGAGCAACATTTTGCAGGACCACCAGCTGCACAGGAAGGACTCGGCTCTTGGAAGGGGCCATACATGGCAGGACCATGCTGAGAGTGTGCATGAGCTTGGCACAAGTAGTGTGCAGGCTCCCAGGGCCTGCCAGCAGCATTTCTGGCTGAAGCTGCCTGTCTCTGTGAGATGACTGGAAGGACTTCCACTTAAAAAGCCTGAAACCATGCACAGGGAGGGGTTGTCACTCTTTTCTAACGCCTGCCCATTCCTACCTCTATCACCCACTAGCTGTTCTTAGTCAGACTGGGATCTTGAGTGACCACAAAGGGTGCTTTTTACAATGCTCCCTGTAAGAGAAAGCATCAGCAAGAATACCCATGTACCCACATGCAGGACATGCTCCCTGGGACAGGCGACAAGTCCCTTCCCACCCTGCAGCCTCTCACATCTCCAGGATCAGCTCTGCAGCCCCCTCTCTGCTTCTTGTAAACCCAGAACCAGGGTGCAGAAAAGCCAATACCCCTTGGCCATGTGCCTGTGGTGGGAGCTGGTCCAGCTGAGTCCTGGTGGCTGGTCCCTGAATCACACGCTCCCCAGGGCAGAGTGGCAGGGGATGTGGGGCAGAGCCAGGGATGCTCACTGACATGACAGGGAAACCATGAACACCAATTCAGGGAGTCAGGTGGGAACAGAGCCCACCACAGCCCTCACTCCCCAGCTTATGCAGTTGAGGGATGAATTTGACCTCTAAAGTCAGATGGACTCAAGGACAAAGCCCGGATCTGCTGCTTCCTAGATGTAGGACCATGGACAGGTCATTTCCACTGTATGAGCCacagattcctcatctgtaaaatgggttaatACCAGAAACCACCTTACAGGGTCTTTGTTAGCATCTGTGAGGCAAGATACATAAAGTGTTTAGCAGGTGGCATTCAATAaaccccggagaaggaaatgacaacccactccagtattcttccctgggaaataccatggacagaggagtctggccggctacagtccatcaggtcgcaaaagttggacacaacttagcaactcaaccacCACCATTCAATAAACCTAACGATGTTTGAATCTGTAACATCATCAATACCCTCCTCTCTGTGACTGTTCAGATATGTACAAGAGGCCCTCCAAGGCAGTGGCCACATGTGACTATTTAAATTGGAATTGGAATCAGAGAAAATTAATAATCCACTTCCTCAGTTGCACTAGCTACATTTCAAGAGCTAGTGGCTACTGGAGAGGGCCGTACTAATTGGAAAAAATGTTTCTATCATCATAGAAAGTTCTAGTGGTTGGTGCTGTGTATTCAGTACTGTTGTTCAGAACACAGGGGGCCCCTGACGCAGGCTCCCTGAGTCTGAATCCTACCACTAATGCCCACCAGCAGTTACTGTGAACATGTTACATGCTCcaactcaatttcttcatctgcagaTGAGGaggataatagtacctacctcttGGGGTTGCTCTGAGGCTTAAGCACCAAAGCACTGAGCACAGTGCCTGCACATATaaagtgctcaaaaaaaaaaaaaaaaaacaaccaacccaaaccccaaacaataCCATAGctgctattatcatttttttgctGGTGGATGTGGACTCACCAGGGCTCTGCAGCCATAAGTGGGAAATTCTGGGGGTCAGGTTCACAAGTTGAGGATGTGAGGTGCATCTGCCGGGGGATGCACACTGCTGTGTACAGAGCCCCTTTTCTTCTCAGCACCTCCTTCCTCATGCCCCGTGAAGCCAAGTCGAATGCGGCTCCACCAGGGCCAACTTACGTACAGGCTGCCTGTTCTCCGCGAAGCCCTTACGCAGGAAGATGCAGGCTGGGCCCAGCAGGTTGTGCATGACCGCGCAGTTCTGAGCCAGCATCAGGAGTGGTCCGGGGAGCTCGCTGCTGGCCGCCAGGCCCTCCTCGCTTGTCTGCACCACCGTGTAGCTGGTCTCCTCCTGGCGCATCTTCAGCCAGCACCGAGCAAATACAAAACAGAGGCAAGGTGTCACCTCTCTGGCCTAGCTGAGTCCTCCGGGCCCCAGCCTGGCTCCCGGTCCTAGAAGGGGCTCTTCTCAAGAGAAGATCTTGAGAGGCAAACACCAGGGTGCAAAGAGCCCTCAGGATGCACGGGGGGCAGGCGGCAAACTGGTCCAACGGACGGAGTCCCGGATCTTTGGCCAAAACGGATGCTGCAGAGAGAGCTGGGTGTGATATCCACTGTGtggcacacctgcacacacacacacacacgtgcacagaaaCACACCCTTGTGTGcaaacagaagctcagagaggagCAGGCAGAGGGAGGCTTCTGTTCATTCAGGGAATAATGTCTTTTCCTAAGATGCTCCCAACATCCCAGCACAATCCTTGGGGCTAAGCTCCCCAACAGACCTCTGATCCTACCCCTGCTGGAACCCACTGGAGGGTAGTGAGGACCATCAGAGCTGGcagcagagcgtgggctcagctAGTCTGTGAGACCGGAGGTTGCCGACACAGAGGCCACAGCAAACAGAAATAAAGCAGGCAGGTGTGAGAGGCGGGGCCTGGGGTAAGATGGatgctctgggtcctctctgaAGGGACAGCATGACGTAACTCCAGCCTGGTGTTGCCAGACCTTCCGATTTAAAGCACTGGGTGGGCTAAACAAAGCACTTCTGTCGGTCAGCTTCCACCCAGCTTGTGGCCTCAAGACTAGATGCTGTCTCCCATGAGCAATCCTCCTCGTCCCTCCCGCCTTTGCTGGCTCCGTGCCTGGTCCAGGGACCTCTGGAGGCTGAGGCAGGGGCCCTCTGTGCTGACCAAATATAGCCGTGCTCCCTGGCCCCGGCCAACCCATCCTCCTCCCTGATGGTTCCCATGCAGCTATAAAAAGTCAGCACTGCCCACAGACCGTCCCCTTAGGACAACAGCAGCGTCCAGACACAACATTCTCTCCTAGCCCAGCCTCCCCGCCAGGATGCCCAGCATCCCCCTAGGTCAGGGTGGTCTGCTTTCAGCCCCCAGCTCGGATGCCTCCACCCCCAGAGTGAGGAGCTGGAGCCAAACCTTCCAAGGAAAGAGCAGTGAAAACTTAGAGGGCTGCCTCTGTCCGAGGACCTCAGAGTTGCATGTCCTACACATCCATTCTGCTACATTCTCTTCCTGCCAGTTTCCTCCAGCTCCAAGAAGATCACACTCAGGAGAAGATGCTAAGACCTAAGGGGTAGCCTGTCCTCCCAGGTGGACAAGCAGAGCAGTCTCCCATATCTCACCCTGTCCTCATGCTCCTTCTCCTCAAAGCCCCACAGTGTGGGGCTGCAGTCTAGACTCTCGTCCAACTTCTACGCTTCTTCCAGGCCTAGAGAGGAAGAAGCAACATTCTGTTCCTCTAAGGGCAAGCAGCCACACAGACCCAAGGTACGGGACCTCAGTGCAAGGCCTGAGTCCAGGGAGTGCAATAAGGGTCACCCTGGGTAGTCTTAGAACTTGAGGGGTGATCAGGGTCCATTCTGGCTTGATGACCAAAAGAGGTTCAGAGCCTTGGCCATACTCACAGTGGCTACAGGGACCTGGCTAGAGCGAAGGCAGGACCAGAGAGACCTTCTGGACAGAGGGAGCCAGGGAGTCAACTGTGGTTAAGCCCCAGGAAGTAATCTCAGGAGATTTTTGCAGAGAATCAGCCTTTTTGTTTCTGGCTGACTCTCACTCACTTGGCTCAGATGAGCACacccaggaggaggaggcaggaggcggCAGGGAACTCAGAGAGGAGCTTAAGTATAACTGGCTTTGGACTCAGACAGTCTTGGGGacaaattctggctctgccacttgctcctgtgtgaccttgggcaggtcacttcacctctctggcctCTGGTTTCCTTCTCTGTCCAATGGGGGATGATCAGGGCCACTCACAGGATTCTGTGAGAGGCAAATGAGCCGTTGCGCAGTGCTTAGAGCATGGCAAGAGCCGAATATGTGGAGTTGCCATGGTGATGACAATGATGATGGCGATGACGATGACGATGATGATGCAACTTGAGAGATGCTGGGCGCCAGAAGGCATTCACTTCTGGCTGCAGAAGAAGTGGAAGAATATTTGCCAATCAGGAAAGAAGTGAGGAGGACAGAGAAAAATTTGCTCCCACGAAGCAAGAACCAGCAATGGCTGGGGAATTTCCACTGAATATCTTGATCTTAACCCAGTCTGGCACCCAGTTGCCCCGGGAGGCAGCTGTTCTTCCCTGGCCAGTGATGGTACCTGACAGCCCAGTCCTGCCCAGCTCAGAGCCTGGAAGAGGCCACCTCTCTCCATCACGAATTCCCGGTCACCACACAGGAAGCCAAGTGGTCAGCGGCCTATGGGATGACAACGTTTCCTGGCACCAAGGGGACATCTCTTGAGTGTGGCAGGGCAACAGGAGGAACCAGCACGCCTCCTGAACTAACAGCTTTCTAACAACACAAGCTAGCCAAGACTGTGCTCCCTCTCATCAAAGGTATTCACAGAAGGAGGAGTTGAGTGAGGAAGCGCTGGATGTGGTGGGAGAGGGCATTGCCTAGTGAGTGGAAATTTGGACTAAGATGACCTGTAAGGTCAGGTTCACGAATCTATGAATAACAGCTCTGAcagcaggagaaagaaagaggcaaaattaaaagcaaaacccTTGCTCTAGATTCATACAGATCAGGGTTTACACCTCAGCCCGGCTCCCAGTCAGCGGTAGCATCTCAAGAACACTCTTATCTTTGAGTCTTGTTCCTTTCTCTAGAAAATCGGCAAGAGAACCACTAGGTGGAAAAGAGCAAATGAGATAACAGATGTTGGAGATCTTGTAGATATTCAGGAAAAAGCAatgtttactatttttttttttaagaaatgaaactgaTGTAATATCTATTATGATCTTTTGCCTTATTCCGCGGACTCAAAACCtctcttatttccttttcctcatcCCCCTTCTCAGAAAATTTATGATTATGATTGTGATGATATGATTTTATGATTGCAAATCATAAAATTATGATTATGATGCTATTAACACTAGCTAACATATACTGAGTACTCCATCCCAGGCAGTGATCCCAGCTCTTTCTTTAGGCTCCACAATCACCTTAGGAGGTAGATGTTAGGATTTCCACTTGATAGACAAGGGAACTGAGACCCAGCAGGGGTCAAAtaacttatccaaggtcacatggctagaAAGAGGAGACCTAAGGAGTCTGAGTCATGGGTGGGGTAGGACAGAAGGACAGCTCTTGTTCTTTGAGTTCACCTCTTGAAGGTCTGGACAGAACTCAGGGAAAGGGCATTCGCCCGAAGGTCCTCTAGACTAATTCAGATCCATTTCTACTTCTCTGCAAGAGTGTGGAGGCCAcgtctgatgcaaagaactctcCTTTAAGATGACAGATGACTGGGGGCGGGGGATGTGCACAGAAGAAACAGTCCACCCTAGGAAAGATCCAAGGAACAGCTAAGATTAAAAGGAATTTGATGTGAGCAGCTTAGCTAAATGAGGAAGAAGATGAGCAGAAAAGCTTGAAATGTCCTAAATTGAGAGGCTGTCAAACTAACAGAGGGGGTAGGAACGGGTTGGGGGTGGAGGAGCCATTAGCTAACCTGAGACCTTGGATAAGTCACTTAACCTGAGTGGCAATCAAGTTCCTCCTCTGGAAAATTAAAGAATTGGAGGAAACCATCCCtcatatttcttcttcctttacgAAATATCTGTGGATTTCTTCTATGGCCTGACTACAGAGGGCCAGAAATACAGGCAGAGCCCACCTAAAGCAACATCCTACAGATGTAAGCCCAGGCTTGCAGGAAAGATGCTTTGAAGGTGATTCTTTGCTTTCCAAAAGGGATTCTTGCAAAAGGATATTATCCCGGTGTATAAGCAATGCACCCACTACAGAACGCAATTGACAGACACCTTTGCTGTATACTCCGTTTCTCAATGGAAACAACCCTGGGGCTCTGAGCCAGACTGGCCCTATTTGTGAGTCTCTGACCTGACTCAAGAATTCTCAAGGGTAGAAGGGGATGTCCGGCTTGTTTCCTCTCAGTAACAATGGGATCTACTTCAAACCCCACAACTCTGAAGACTTTAgagaccaccagagagggtcaaagTCCCTCAGAGGAAAATAACGAACCCCTTCTCCACTACTGGGAAAGAACCAGCAGCGGCAGGGTCAAAGTCCAGCTTAACCCTCTTCTCATCCTACAGATCCTGAGGCATTCTGTCCATGCACATCCTAAGGACCCTACCTGGTTTCTTTCCTAAATCTTCTGCAAATTCCCAAACACAGGCCCCCATGCAGCTCTAAGTCCCAACTTCAGCTCAGAGCCCCGGGACACAGACGACTGTGATAGGAGGGAATGCAGAGGCAGGAACAGGGAAGCAGCCCAAGATAGAACCCACAGGAAGGGAAGCGAGCTTCAGACGTCCA is a window encoding:
- the CABP1 gene encoding calcium-binding protein 1 isoform X3, which codes for MGNCVKSPLRNLSRKMRQEETSYTVVQTSEEGLAASSELPGPLLMLAQNCAVMHNLLGPACIFLRKGFAENRQPDRSLRPEEIEELREAFREFDKDKDGYINCRDLGNCMRTMGYMPTEMELIELSQQINMNLGGHVDFDDFVELMGPKLLAETADMIGVKELRDAFREFDTNGDGEISTSELREAMRKLLGHQVGHRDIEEIIRDVDLNGDGRVDFEEFVRMMSR